In Flavobacterium sp. 83, the genomic window TTTAAAGCGTTTTTCTTTGGGTGTATTCAACACTTGAAACAGTTCTTGAATTTTCCCGGCTAAATCGCTTCCATCCTCGGCAGTTCTATTTTCTATGAAATCCTGTAGCTGTTGTTTTTCAAAAATAGTAGTATCCTCAGCAAACAAACAGAATAATATTCGAACCAAATATACTTCCAGCGGGTGTCCTTCATAACCAATTTCTTCCAATCGGTCATGCAGTTTTCCCATCAATTCTGCCGCTTTTATATTGGCAGGGTCTTGTTCTTTGTACGTTTTCTTTTGATAACCCAATAAATAGCCAAAACTTTGGATATTTTGGACTAAGTTATTTAGCGTAAATTCTAATGTAGTTTGTTCTTCCGTATCGTATAATCTAAAATAATGGAAGTCACATACTAAAACGTATTTGGGTAATTCGTTCTGTTTTAATCCATGAGTATAATCAATGGCTTGCTGAAAAGCTTTATTTAGGTTTTTTCCCCTGCTTTTCATTTCTACAAGTATCGTTCCTTTCCAGAGTAAGTCAATGTAACCATCCGCATCAGAAAGTTTTTTTACTCTATGTTCAAAAGTTCCAATCTTTTTTCGGGTAATACCAAAGACATCAAAAAAGGCATCTAAGAAGGGTTTAGCATCTGCTTCTTCGTTGGTCGTATTTTCCCATTCTTTAGAAAATCGTAATGCACGGTCTTTTATTTCATTCCAGCTTAAAGCCATAGTATGTATTGCAATTTGTTATTTACCAAACCTACCAAATATAAATGATTTTAACACGATTATTTATACGTAGATATACCTGATTATTAACAAATTTAGATACTTAATACTTTATAGTTTTACGGAAAACCGTAAAACTATAAATTATTTAAAATCTCTTCATCCTATTATCCAATACACTCAGATACTTCTCTTTCATATTATCAGACAAAAAAGACACTTCTACAAGTTCAATCCATTTAGACAAGCTTTTATTCATATCAGATAAAATAGTGTCAATAGTTTTATCATTTAGTCCTAAGCGTTCTTTTGCGTAATACTCTATTAATTCAGTTGATTTAAAATTGCTCTTTTTACCTTTGAGAGATAGCGCTAATTCTTCCTGCGGATTTTTAATAGAAATGGAAGAATTTAAAAAGTCATAAACTGGGGTCAAAGTTGTTTTTCCCGCTTTTGTAATTACCGAAAAGTTCTTTAAATGCATATCTTCATTACCTGTTATAAAACAGAATAAAACCCGTTTAAAAAAATCTGCTTTCTCTATAGCAGGAAAAGTGCAGTATTCATCAATCACTTTGACTAACTTTTCCATAGTATAATCATACTTGGTATCTCTTGAGCTTCCTGTCAGTTGTGCAAAATCTTCCGTAGCGTATTTTTTTCCTTTGCTGTATCTGTCAAATCGTTTGATAAAATAAGAAAGACTACCATCTTTTGAATAAACCAATCCATGAAGAGGCACATCAAGCCCGTACACTTTTGCCATCTTCATAGTTACATCTTCATTTTCTGGCAATTCAGGAAAGATGTCATTTTGAGGTTTTATAATATAATTACCAAACTGATCCACAATTTCAAATTGTTGATTTGCCACTGAAATAACAGCACTTAATTTAGGTTGAACTCCTTGAATGGATAACTTTTTGGCACGATTTGCCGCTTCTTGCCTTTGTTCAGCAGCTGTAAATGGTAAATCATGTAATGTAGTAAGTTTAGGAGCAATCATCCGAAGTCCCTTTTCACTATATTTTTCAGTGCCACATAGTTCGTAAGTTATTGGACATCTATTCATCTTTCCATTCTTTTACCGTTACTGCTCCTACCAAATCATTTCCTGTTGCAATTAGTTGTGTGAAATAATCATTTTTGTCAATTTTACCGATTTTTAAAAGCCCTTCCAGCATAATCCCTTCTGGCAATAATCCTTCAAAAAAAGAAGGAAATTTGGCAAATGAATATATTTTAGTATTCAATGGCATTGTCAATGATACAGGTTCACCCTCATACTTGTCATCATAAATAAATTCATACCCTCCAGTAGTATTTTCACTCAATATTCCTGCTCTTTTGTTGTGAACAAATATGATTGCTTTTTTCATAATTATTTATTGATTGGGCTTTTAAACTGAGCTTCAATATTTAGTACTTTTAGAACAGCTAAAAGATTATTCCAACTAACTGTTTCTTTATTTTTCTCAATATCAAAAATGGTAGTCTTCCCTACTCCTGCCAGATTAGCCAGTTCTAATTGTGTCAATCCTGCTTGCTTACGATGCTCTTTTATGAAGAGACCTAAATTAAAATCATTCATTTTTACCGCTTTAACAGTAAAAATAAATAAATATGCTGTAAATCACAAGTAATTAAAATAAAATCACACATTTTTACTGCTATAGCAGTAATTCTTATATAAATAACAGCAAAGAGACATAAATAAGGAGGATAAAAAGCTATTTTACCGCTATGGCGGTAATTTTAAGAAATCTACTTTCTATTGCTTTTTCCTTTAAGTTCTATGAAATTAAATGCTTGGAATAATCTATCATAATTTCTGTGTCCATATCGAGCAAAACCTTCTATAGCTTGATACATATCACCATTAAATTCAGATTCATAATTGCATAATATGACCGTTCTAAAATTCTGATTTTCGCATCTTTTGTACAAAATATCTTTGAACAAATCGACTTTACCATAATTGGAAGCCTCTCGTTCATTTTTAACATCATC contains:
- a CDS encoding helix-turn-helix domain-containing protein; its protein translation is MNDFNLGLFIKEHRKQAGLTQLELANLAGVGKTTIFDIEKNKETVSWNNLLAVLKVLNIEAQFKSPINK
- a CDS encoding HipA domain-containing protein; this translates as MIAPKLTTLHDLPFTAAEQRQEAANRAKKLSIQGVQPKLSAVISVANQQFEIVDQFGNYIIKPQNDIFPELPENEDVTMKMAKVYGLDVPLHGLVYSKDGSLSYFIKRFDRYSKGKKYATEDFAQLTGSSRDTKYDYTMEKLVKVIDEYCTFPAIEKADFFKRVLFCFITGNEDMHLKNFSVITKAGKTTLTPVYDFLNSSISIKNPQEELALSLKGKKSNFKSTELIEYYAKERLGLNDKTIDTILSDMNKSLSKWIELVEVSFLSDNMKEKYLSVLDNRMKRF
- a CDS encoding HipA N-terminal domain-containing protein: MKKAIIFVHNKRAGILSENTTGGYEFIYDDKYEGEPVSLTMPLNTKIYSFAKFPSFFEGLLPEGIMLEGLLKIGKIDKNDYFTQLIATGNDLVGAVTVKEWKDE